CGCGTGCCGTTGCCTCGCCGATGCCCGTCGATGCGCCCGTGATGAGGAGCGTCTTTGCCATGATGCCTGTCCTTCGATTGAAATGGAGTGTTCGAAGGCACAATGGCCGGACCGCCCCGGCCGTTCCGTCACTCTATCAGCGGCGGTCCCGATGCCTCGTCCTGCCGGTCGAGGCGGGAAACCCATTTCATCACCCCGCCTTCGATCGGCGTCCACCAACCCGTCCGCACCCCGGCCTCGGCTAGCATGTCGCTCGTCCACTGGTTGCAGGTCCGGCCGAGCCAGTATCGCCCCGTCGCCGGGTAGTATCGGGAGGTGGGCGCATAATCCGCGCGCAGTTCCGCCCGCGGTCCTTCGCGCGGCGCGGGCACGGTCCGCCGGATCGCGCCGACAAGGCGCTCGTATTCGTCGAGGGTGATCACCATGCGCTTGCGCCAAGGCCGTTCGGGCGGGTTCGAATAGGGCGTGATGCGCAGCAAGGTATCGCCCCCCAGGAACGCGATCCGCCCCGCGGTCGCGGGGTCGAGATCGGACCATTCGGGCGTGTCGAGGAAGATGCTGCGCTCTCCCCAGCCGATATCGATATGCGTCACTTCACGCCCGTCGGGAAAATAGCCGCCGGCGAATGGGAAGTCGGCGGTCCAGTCGTGCACTTCATTGGTGATCGGCACGACGAGACCGGTGTGGAAACCGTTGGTCTCGACAAAGATGACGACGCCCGTATCGGGCTGGGTCCAGCCGGGATTGCGCGGAATGCTGCTCCCGATCCACGCTGCCAGCGGGTAGGCGAGGAGCAGGCCGACCAGCGCGAGCACGGCGCGCACGGCGAAACGGCGGCGGCGGCTCATCGGCGTTTGCGCAGCCAGAGGATCGACCAGTCGCCATGCGTCAGCCGCAAGGCGAGACGGAAGCCTGCGCGCCGGTATGCGGCGCGAACCTGCGCCTCCTGCGACACCAGCAGGCCCGACAGGACCACGTGGCCGCGTCCCGCGCAGGCGAGCGCGAAGTCGGGCGCGAGGTCGATCAGCGGCAGGGCGAGGATGTTGGCGATCACGAGGTCGAACGGCGCGCGCCGCCGGATCGCGGAATGGTCGGTGCCTTCCGCAGTGACGATGGCGAGTTCTCCCGCACCCGTGCCGAGCGGGACCGCGTTGCGGACGGCGTTGTAGCCGACGATATCCTCGCACACCGGATCGTTGTCGCTGGCGATGGCCGAAGCCGAGGGCCACAGATCCAGCGCGGCGAAGGCGAGAAGACCGGTCCCGCTCCCGATGTCGGCCAGGTTGCGGACGCGCACGCCGCGGCGCTTGATCTCGGTCAGCATCGCCAGGCAACCGGCGGTCGTTTCGTGATGGCCGGTGCCGAAGGCCTGGCTCGCCGGGATTTCGAAGTCCCGCACGCCCCGCTTTGCGAGCGGTGGATGGTCGGGCGTGTGGACATGAAAGGCGCCCGCCAGGACAGGCTGCACGCTCTGCTGGCTCAGCGTCACCCAGTCCTCGTCCGGGACTTTCTCTGCGACGAGTTCGGGCGGGCCCTCATCGAATAGCCCGCCGACGAGCCGCTTGTCCGCCGCGCGGGGCTTTTCCGCCAGCCATGCTTCGAGCACCCATTCGTCGGGCGTGTCGGGCGCGGCCTCGTGCGCGGACAGCGTGATCGCGGGCGGCCAGTCGAAGGCCAGTTCCTGGCGCGCAAGCGCACCCTCCACCTGCGCCTTCGAGGCGCGGGCAACGATTTTCCAGCTGGTCATGCTAGGCGAAATCTTCCGTTTGGAGGCGGGACGACGGATTTACCGGACATAGCTGGCCCCGTTGGCATCGATGGTCGTGCCGGTCATGCTTTCGGGCGCGTCGAGCGCGCACCAGACGGCAATGTCGGCGATTTCCTCCGGTTCCGCCACGCGGCCGAGCGGGATGTCGTGCAGCAGTTCGGGACCTCCGCGGCTGGCGAGGTAGTCTCCGGCCATCGCGGTGTCCGTGAAGCCCGGCGTGATCGCGAAGCTGAGGATGCCTTCGCTGGCATAGGCCCGCGCGATGGTCTTGTGCAGCGCCAGCATGCCGCCCTTCGCCGCGGCATAGTGCCAGTGGGCGGGGCTGTCCCCCCGGTGGCCGGCACGGCTGGCGATGTGGACAATCCGGCCGGGCACGCCGCGCCCCTGCCAGTGGCGTACCGCGAAGCGGCTGAGCTGCGCCGCGGCGGTCAGGTTGATCCGCAGGGTTTCTTCCCACGCATCGAGCCAGACGATGTCCGACTGGTCGACAGGGTTGGCCTGGAAGAGCCCGGCGTTGTTTATGAGGACGTCGATCGCGCCGCCGCTGCGCTCGAGCGCCTCCTGCCACAGCATGGCGGGCGCGTGGGGCTGGAGGAAGTCGGCGCCGATCGTGTCGCCGTCATGCGCGGCGCTGGCCGATGCGATCACGTCCGCGCCGCGCGCGCCGAGACCTTCGCGGATTGCGGCACCGATTCCGCGACTTGCGCCTGTCAGTAGGATGTTCGCCATGCAAACCCTATCCGGCAATTTGCAACGCAAGTCGAGGCCGCGCGCCTTGCCTCGCCTCGCGAACGCGCTAAGGAAAGCCCGACAAACCGCAACATCCGGACACTTCCATGGCCAATCGCCCGCTCTCCCCCCATTTGTCG
This genomic interval from Qipengyuania sp. JC766 contains the following:
- a CDS encoding 50S ribosomal protein L11 methyltransferase → MTSWKIVARASKAQVEGALARQELAFDWPPAITLSAHEAAPDTPDEWVLEAWLAEKPRAADKRLVGGLFDEGPPELVAEKVPDEDWVTLSQQSVQPVLAGAFHVHTPDHPPLAKRGVRDFEIPASQAFGTGHHETTAGCLAMLTEIKRRGVRVRNLADIGSGTGLLAFAALDLWPSASAIASDNDPVCEDIVGYNAVRNAVPLGTGAGELAIVTAEGTDHSAIRRRAPFDLVIANILALPLIDLAPDFALACAGRGHVVLSGLLVSQEAQVRAAYRRAGFRLALRLTHGDWSILWLRKRR
- a CDS encoding DUF2459 domain-containing protein, translated to MSRRRRFAVRAVLALVGLLLAYPLAAWIGSSIPRNPGWTQPDTGVVIFVETNGFHTGLVVPITNEVHDWTADFPFAGGYFPDGREVTHIDIGWGERSIFLDTPEWSDLDPATAGRIAFLGGDTLLRITPYSNPPERPWRKRMVITLDEYERLVGAIRRTVPAPREGPRAELRADYAPTSRYYPATGRYWLGRTCNQWTSDMLAEAGVRTGWWTPIEGGVMKWVSRLDRQDEASGPPLIE
- a CDS encoding SDR family oxidoreductase, with protein sequence MANILLTGASRGIGAAIREGLGARGADVIASASAAHDGDTIGADFLQPHAPAMLWQEALERSGGAIDVLINNAGLFQANPVDQSDIVWLDAWEETLRINLTAAAQLSRFAVRHWQGRGVPGRIVHIASRAGHRGDSPAHWHYAAAKGGMLALHKTIARAYASEGILSFAITPGFTDTAMAGDYLASRGGPELLHDIPLGRVAEPEEIADIAVWCALDAPESMTGTTIDANGASYVR